The Georgenia sp. TF02-10 genome window below encodes:
- the trxB gene encoding thioredoxin-disulfide reductase gives MTTDTATRPTQTHDVIIVGSGPAGYTAAVYAARANLRPLVFAGAVTAGGALMNTTEVENFPGFPEGILGPDLMDNMYKQAVRFGADVRYEDVVATDLTAEPKTVTTGDGETFAARSVILANGSEYKELGLPEEKRLGGHGVSFCATCDGFFFRGQHVLVVGGGDSAMEEATFLTRFVEKVTVVHRRDELRASKIMAARAMANEKIEFAWNSEVAAIHGEDKVTGATLRDTVTGQTREIDATGIFVAIGHKPRTEMLRGQVTLDDAGYIQVTHPSTATTVPGVFACGDAVDHVYRQAITAAGTGCAAALDAERYLAVLDEAAEPDTDASQTPQGSVLV, from the coding sequence ATGACCACCGACACCGCCACCCGCCCCACCCAGACCCACGACGTGATCATCGTCGGGTCCGGCCCGGCCGGCTACACCGCCGCCGTCTACGCCGCGCGGGCCAACCTCCGCCCGCTCGTCTTCGCCGGGGCGGTCACCGCGGGCGGCGCGCTCATGAACACCACCGAGGTGGAGAACTTCCCCGGGTTCCCCGAGGGCATCCTCGGCCCGGACCTGATGGACAACATGTACAAGCAGGCCGTCCGGTTCGGCGCGGACGTGCGCTACGAGGACGTCGTCGCCACCGACCTGACCGCCGAGCCCAAGACCGTCACCACCGGCGACGGCGAGACGTTCGCGGCCCGGTCGGTCATCCTGGCCAACGGCTCGGAGTACAAGGAGCTGGGCCTGCCCGAGGAGAAGCGGCTCGGCGGGCACGGGGTCTCCTTCTGCGCCACCTGCGACGGGTTCTTCTTCCGCGGCCAGCACGTGCTGGTCGTCGGCGGCGGGGACTCCGCGATGGAGGAGGCCACCTTCCTCACCCGGTTCGTGGAGAAGGTGACGGTCGTGCACCGCCGCGACGAGCTCCGGGCCTCCAAGATCATGGCCGCCCGCGCCATGGCGAACGAGAAGATCGAGTTCGCCTGGAACAGCGAGGTCGCCGCGATCCACGGCGAGGACAAGGTCACCGGCGCGACCCTGCGGGACACCGTGACCGGGCAGACCCGGGAGATCGACGCCACCGGCATCTTCGTCGCCATCGGTCACAAGCCGCGCACCGAGATGCTCCGCGGCCAGGTCACCCTGGACGACGCCGGCTACATCCAGGTCACCCACCCCAGCACCGCGACCACCGTCCCGGGCGTGTTCGCCTGCGGGGACGCCGTCGACCACGTGTACCGCCAGGCCATCACGGCCGCCGGGACCGGGTGCGCCGCGGCCCTGGACGCCGAGCGCTACCTCGCCGTCCTCGACGAGGCGGCCGAGCCGGACACCGACGCCTCCCAGACGCCGCAGGGCTCCGTCCTGGTCTGA
- a CDS encoding ParB/RepB/Spo0J family partition protein has translation MATAASPATVDDGKPGRQQQQPATDDDPDGLVPVPGASFAEIPVEQIIPNTRQPRQVFDEEELEELAASIREVGVLQPVVVRPLPHPVADNPDARFELIMGERRWRATRQAGNDTVPAIIRETGDADLLRDALLENLHRAQLNPLEEAAAYQQLLEDFGCTHDELATRIARSRPQISNTLRLMKLPPLVQRRVAAGVLSAGHARALLGLADGGAMERLAQRIVAEGLSVRATEEIVALGDEPVAPEMRRRPRTGEHAEALNRLAARLADRFDTRVKVNLGQRKGRIAIEFASMEDLDRILAVLAPDVGPVTDD, from the coding sequence GTGGCGACCGCGGCGAGCCCGGCGACGGTTGACGACGGAAAGCCGGGCCGCCAGCAGCAGCAACCGGCCACGGACGACGACCCGGACGGGCTGGTCCCGGTCCCCGGCGCATCCTTCGCCGAGATCCCGGTCGAGCAGATCATCCCCAACACCCGCCAACCCCGGCAGGTCTTCGACGAGGAGGAGCTGGAGGAGCTGGCGGCCTCCATCCGGGAGGTCGGCGTCCTGCAGCCGGTCGTCGTGCGGCCGCTGCCGCACCCGGTGGCGGACAACCCGGACGCCCGGTTCGAGCTCATCATGGGCGAGCGGCGCTGGCGGGCCACCCGGCAGGCCGGCAATGACACCGTCCCGGCGATCATCCGGGAGACCGGCGACGCCGATCTGCTGCGCGACGCGCTCCTGGAGAACCTCCACCGGGCACAGCTGAACCCGCTGGAGGAGGCGGCCGCCTACCAGCAGCTGCTCGAGGACTTCGGCTGCACGCACGACGAGCTCGCCACCCGGATCGCCCGGTCCCGGCCGCAGATCTCCAACACCCTCCGGCTGATGAAGCTCCCGCCCCTGGTCCAGCGCCGGGTGGCGGCCGGGGTCCTCTCGGCCGGGCACGCCCGCGCCCTGCTCGGCCTGGCCGACGGCGGTGCGATGGAACGCCTCGCGCAGCGGATCGTCGCGGAGGGGCTGAGCGTGCGCGCGACGGAGGAGATCGTCGCCCTCGGGGACGAGCCGGTCGCCCCGGAGATGCGCCGGCGGCCCCGGACCGGCGAGCACGCCGAGGCGCTGAACCGGCTGGCGGCCCGCCTCGCCGACCGGTTCGACACCCGGGTGAAGGTCAACCTCGGCCAGCGCAAGGGCCGGATCGCCATCGAGTTCGCCAGCATGGAGGACCTCGACCGGATCCTCGCGGTCCTGGCCCCCGACGTCGGTCCCGTCACGGACGACTGA
- a CDS encoding transposase, translating to MARTYRVVDRDQEFLLPPDMREWLPPEHLVWFLIAAVERMDTTAFHAKARLGGVGRRGYDPEMLLTLFVYAMAQGESSSRRIERLCHTDVAFRVICAQDVPDHTVLARFRQRHEEALTGLLTESLVLAAELGMLSMGVVALDGTKIQASASRGANRSEATLRKMAEDYVGRVGATDAEEDALFGPDKRGDELPEAVTDRTDRGGRIQRALDVITARRTKTEAEEKKKAERAQKRAAARKVEAEAEAARAAERAEKYLAARRKAEAEAAKTAERAEKTVERAEEYQSAQAEGAPLCGHPPKGVDPVGVARARWERARAQAAARYEAYQGDLAAGVVRRGRPPLPPDEHCRVRRAWVAYQAALAARGLVTAGQDTAGGTDQDRAPGAGAGNATGAGTEQTADAGQAPGAGTEQAADAEKVGAGAAAQAGGPAGENAGEKVYANLTDPDSRLMKTRDGWVQGMNCQTSTSEDVFILTARATQDTTDVRQFLPTKDAVETTLATIAERTGRTDLTIGTMLADAGYDSNENLTAPGPDRLIADSKRRRLSARATTNPAEGPPPEGASAREKVNHRLRTPDGLATYRRRSHLIEAPNAWLKDGRGLRRFSRRGLAAVQSELSLAAGVTNLLRLLAKGVTTAQLQVA from the coding sequence ATGGCCAGGACGTACCGGGTGGTGGATCGGGACCAGGAGTTCTTGCTCCCGCCGGACATGCGTGAGTGGTTGCCGCCGGAGCATCTGGTGTGGTTCTTGATCGCGGCGGTGGAGCGGATGGACACCACCGCCTTCCACGCCAAGGCCCGGTTGGGTGGGGTGGGTCGGCGGGGGTATGACCCGGAGATGCTGCTGACGCTGTTCGTGTACGCGATGGCGCAGGGGGAGTCCTCCTCGCGGCGGATCGAGCGGCTGTGCCACACGGATGTGGCGTTCCGGGTGATCTGCGCCCAGGACGTCCCGGACCACACGGTGCTGGCCCGGTTCCGCCAGCGCCACGAGGAGGCGCTGACCGGTCTGCTGACCGAGTCGTTGGTGCTGGCCGCCGAGCTGGGGATGCTCTCGATGGGGGTGGTGGCTCTGGACGGGACGAAGATCCAGGCCAGCGCCAGCAGGGGCGCCAACCGCAGCGAGGCCACCCTGCGGAAGATGGCGGAGGACTACGTCGGCCGGGTCGGCGCCACGGACGCGGAGGAGGACGCCCTGTTCGGTCCGGACAAGCGCGGGGACGAGCTGCCCGAGGCGGTGACCGACCGGACCGACCGGGGTGGGCGGATCCAGCGGGCGCTGGACGTCATCACCGCCCGCCGCACCAAGACCGAGGCGGAGGAGAAGAAGAAGGCCGAGCGGGCCCAGAAGCGCGCCGCCGCCCGCAAGGTGGAGGCGGAGGCGGAGGCGGCGAGGGCCGCCGAGCGGGCCGAGAAGTATCTCGCCGCCCGCCGCAAGGCCGAGGCCGAGGCGGCGAAGACGGCCGAGCGGGCAGAGAAGACGGTCGAGCGGGCCGAGGAGTACCAGAGCGCGCAGGCGGAGGGGGCCCCGCTGTGCGGGCACCCGCCGAAGGGGGTGGACCCGGTCGGCGTGGCCAGGGCCCGGTGGGAGCGGGCGCGGGCGCAGGCCGCGGCCCGGTACGAGGCCTACCAGGGCGACCTGGCCGCCGGGGTGGTCAGGAGGGGACGCCCGCCGCTGCCGCCGGACGAGCACTGCCGGGTCCGTCGGGCCTGGGTGGCCTACCAGGCGGCCCTGGCCGCCCGCGGCCTCGTGACCGCTGGTCAGGACACGGCCGGCGGCACCGATCAGGACCGGGCCCCAGGCGCCGGCGCCGGCAACGCCACCGGGGCCGGCACGGAGCAGACCGCCGACGCCGGCCAGGCGCCGGGCGCCGGCACGGAGCAGGCCGCAGACGCTGAGAAGGTTGGCGCCGGGGCGGCGGCGCAGGCCGGCGGCCCGGCCGGGGAGAACGCCGGGGAGAAGGTGTATGCCAACCTCACCGACCCGGACTCCCGGCTGATGAAGACCCGCGACGGTTGGGTCCAGGGCATGAACTGCCAGACCTCCACCAGCGAGGACGTGTTCATCCTGACCGCCCGGGCCACCCAGGACACCACCGACGTGCGCCAGTTCCTGCCCACCAAGGACGCGGTCGAGACCACCCTGGCCACCATCGCCGAGCGCACCGGCCGGACGGACCTGACCATCGGGACGATGCTCGCCGACGCGGGGTATGACTCCAACGAGAACCTCACCGCACCCGGCCCGGACCGGTTGATCGCCGACAGCAAGCGCCGCCGCCTGTCCGCCCGCGCCACCACGAACCCGGCCGAGGGTCCACCACCGGAGGGTGCGTCGGCCCGGGAGAAGGTCAACCACCGGCTGCGCACCCCCGACGGGCTCGCCACCTACCGGCGCCGGTCCCACCTGATCGAAGCCCCCAACGCCTGGCTGAAGGACGGCCGCGGGCTGCGCCGGTTCTCCCGCCGCGGCCTGGCAGCGGTGCAGTCCGAGCTCTCCCTGGCCGCCGGGGTGACCAACCTGCTCCGCCTGCTCGCCAAGGGAGTGACCACCGCCCAGCTCCAGGTCGCCTGA
- a CDS encoding D-alanine--D-alanine ligase: MEQEHGTDGPGAGAGGPGAGSPDAGPERSDGGPAPAGTPTVAILAGGLSHERDVSVRSGRRVAGALRDRGVHVEVLDVDANLVPALTDLAPDVVWPLVHGSTGEDGSLQDLLDVLGLRYVGTTAAGCRVASDKPTAKALLRAAGLPTPDFVALPQSLFREVGAHPVLRAVTARLGLPLVVKPAEGGSALGVTMVTEEADLPAAMVACFAYGEVALIERAVAGTEVAVSVVDLGDGPRALPPVEIVTEGPYDYDARYNPGRSEYFVPARLDAGRQRAVTDLAVAVHTTLGLRHLSRTDLILDADGTAWFLDVNVAPGMTETSLFPQAAQAAGDPEELYLSLLAAALR; the protein is encoded by the coding sequence ATGGAGCAGGAGCACGGCACGGACGGACCCGGGGCCGGCGCGGGCGGGCCGGGCGCGGGCAGCCCCGACGCCGGTCCTGAGCGGTCCGACGGCGGCCCGGCCCCGGCCGGGACGCCCACCGTGGCGATCCTGGCCGGCGGGCTGTCCCACGAGCGGGACGTCTCGGTGCGCTCGGGCCGCCGGGTGGCCGGGGCGCTGCGGGACCGGGGCGTGCACGTCGAGGTCCTCGACGTCGACGCCAACCTCGTCCCCGCCCTGACCGACCTCGCGCCGGACGTGGTGTGGCCGCTCGTGCACGGCTCGACAGGGGAGGACGGCTCGCTGCAGGACCTGCTGGACGTCCTCGGCCTGCGCTACGTCGGGACGACGGCGGCCGGCTGCCGGGTGGCCTCGGACAAGCCCACCGCCAAGGCGCTGCTGCGCGCCGCCGGCCTGCCCACCCCGGACTTCGTGGCGCTGCCCCAGTCCCTGTTCCGCGAGGTCGGCGCGCACCCGGTGCTCCGCGCCGTCACCGCCCGCCTGGGCCTGCCGCTCGTGGTCAAGCCGGCCGAGGGCGGCTCGGCCCTCGGCGTCACCATGGTCACCGAGGAGGCGGACCTGCCCGCGGCGATGGTCGCCTGCTTCGCCTACGGGGAGGTGGCCCTGATCGAGCGGGCGGTGGCCGGCACCGAGGTGGCCGTCTCCGTCGTCGACCTCGGGGACGGGCCGCGCGCGCTCCCGCCGGTGGAGATCGTCACCGAGGGGCCCTACGACTACGACGCCCGCTACAACCCGGGGCGCAGCGAGTACTTCGTCCCGGCGCGGCTGGACGCCGGGCGGCAGCGCGCCGTCACCGACCTCGCGGTCGCCGTCCACACCACCCTGGGCCTGCGCCACCTCTCCCGGACCGACCTCATCCTCGACGCCGACGGCACCGCCTGGTTCCTCGACGTCAACGTCGCGCCCGGGATGACCGAGACCTCGCTCTTCCCGCAGGCCGCGCAGGCGGCGGGGGACCCCGAGGAGCTGTACCTCTCGCTGCTGGCCGCCGCCCTCCGCTGA
- a CDS encoding PLP-dependent aminotransferase family protein has protein sequence MSEGAQTGPGGRSSGERAAAAAAAQAGTRLDPWYASYADRAHGMRASEVRSLFAVANRPEVVSLAGGMPNIAGLPLDFLADMTAKLLRERGAKALQYGGGQGEEVLREQIVEVMRYDHVHAHPDDVVVTTGSQQALDLVTEIFINPGDVVVAEAPSYVGALGVFRAYQADVVHVPMDDAGLVPEALDRTLTDLERAGRRVKFLYTVPNFHNPAGVSLSAERRPQVVEICRRHHVLVVEDNPYGLLGFEGDPPPALKSYDADGVVYLGSFSKTFAPGYRVGWALAPHAVREKLVLASEAAILSPTMMGQLSIATYLSSYDWYGQVKEYRGMYRERRDAMLAALAEFLPEARWTVPDGGFYTWVTLPPGLDAQAMLPRAVTNLVAYVSGTAFYADGQGRDHLRLSFCYPPPERIREGVRRLATVVNAERELIDMFGTHPGAHRGGAGVETPSPDQV, from the coding sequence ATGAGCGAGGGTGCGCAGACGGGTCCGGGCGGGCGAAGCAGCGGCGAGCGCGCCGCCGCTGCCGCCGCCGCCCAGGCCGGCACCCGGCTCGACCCCTGGTACGCCAGCTACGCCGACCGCGCCCACGGCATGCGGGCCTCCGAGGTCCGCTCCCTCTTCGCCGTCGCCAACCGCCCCGAGGTGGTCTCCCTCGCCGGCGGGATGCCCAACATCGCCGGCCTCCCGCTGGACTTCCTCGCCGACATGACCGCCAAGCTCCTCCGCGAGCGCGGCGCCAAGGCGCTGCAGTACGGCGGCGGGCAGGGCGAGGAGGTGCTCCGCGAGCAGATCGTGGAGGTGATGCGCTACGACCACGTGCACGCCCACCCCGACGACGTCGTCGTCACCACCGGCTCCCAGCAGGCCCTGGACCTGGTCACCGAGATCTTCATCAACCCCGGCGACGTCGTCGTCGCCGAGGCCCCCAGCTACGTCGGCGCCCTGGGCGTCTTCCGGGCCTACCAGGCCGACGTCGTGCACGTCCCGATGGACGACGCCGGCCTGGTGCCCGAGGCCCTCGACCGCACCCTGACCGACCTGGAGCGGGCCGGCCGGCGGGTGAAGTTCCTGTACACGGTGCCCAACTTCCACAACCCGGCAGGGGTGAGCCTGTCCGCCGAGCGACGCCCGCAGGTCGTGGAGATCTGCCGGCGGCACCACGTGCTAGTCGTCGAGGACAACCCCTACGGCCTGCTCGGCTTCGAGGGTGACCCGCCGCCGGCGCTGAAGAGCTACGACGCCGACGGTGTGGTCTACCTCGGGTCCTTCTCCAAGACCTTCGCCCCGGGGTACCGGGTGGGCTGGGCGCTCGCCCCGCACGCGGTGCGGGAGAAGCTCGTCCTGGCCAGCGAGGCCGCGATCCTGTCCCCGACGATGATGGGCCAGCTGTCGATCGCCACCTACCTGTCCAGCTACGACTGGTACGGGCAGGTCAAGGAGTACCGCGGGATGTACCGCGAGCGGCGCGACGCGATGCTGGCCGCCCTCGCCGAGTTCCTGCCCGAGGCCCGGTGGACGGTGCCCGACGGCGGCTTCTACACCTGGGTCACCCTGCCCCCCGGGCTGGACGCCCAGGCCATGCTGCCCCGCGCCGTGACCAACCTGGTCGCCTACGTCTCCGGCACGGCGTTCTACGCCGACGGGCAGGGCCGGGACCACCTGCGGCTGTCGTTCTGCTACCCCCCGCCGGAGCGGATCCGGGAGGGCGTGCGGCGCCTGGCGACCGTCGTCAACGCCGAGCGGGAGCTCATCGACATGTTCGGCACGCACCCCGGCGCCCACCGCGGCGGGGCCGGCGTGGAGACCCCGTCGCCGGACCAGGTCTGA
- the trxA gene encoding thioredoxin, whose translation MSTTEVTDATFDAEVLQSPKPVLVDFWATWCAPCRQMAPIVDELAAQYGEKMKFTKLDADTNPATVQKYGIVSIPTFNVYVGGELVKSIVGGQPKQAFAAQLQEFLS comes from the coding sequence ATGAGCACCACCGAGGTCACCGACGCCACCTTCGACGCCGAGGTCCTGCAGTCCCCGAAGCCGGTGCTGGTCGACTTCTGGGCCACCTGGTGCGCGCCCTGCCGGCAGATGGCCCCCATCGTCGACGAGCTGGCCGCGCAGTACGGCGAGAAGATGAAGTTCACCAAGCTCGACGCCGACACCAACCCCGCCACCGTGCAGAAGTACGGGATCGTCTCCATCCCGACGTTCAACGTCTACGTCGGCGGTGAGTTGGTGAAGTCCATCGTCGGCGGGCAGCCCAAGCAGGCCTTCGCCGCCCAGCTCCAGGAGTTCCTGTCCTGA